Proteins from one Thermodesulfobacteriota bacterium genomic window:
- a CDS encoding YkoF family thiamine/hydroxymethylpyrimidine-binding protein, giving the protein MYGITAQVSLYPLGKEDLGPAIHAAIGEIGRHGIEYKTGEMSTVLWGDDEKVFPALLGAFREAASRGQAVMTITVSNACPWPGGGGKR; this is encoded by the coding sequence ATGTACGGCATCACGGCGCAGGTGAGCCTTTATCCGCTGGGAAAAGAGGATCTCGGTCCCGCGATTCACGCGGCGATCGGCGAGATCGGGCGGCACGGGATCGAGTACAAGACGGGGGAGATGAGCACGGTCCTGTGGGGCGACGACGAGAAGGTCTTCCCGGCGCTGCTCGGCGCGTTCCGCGAGGCGGCGTCCCGCGGGCAGGCCGTCATGACGATCACGGTTTCGAACGCCTGCCCGTGGCCCGGCGGGGGAGGGAAGCGGTAG